From Elephas maximus indicus isolate mEleMax1 chromosome 1, mEleMax1 primary haplotype, whole genome shotgun sequence, a single genomic window includes:
- the FAM131A gene encoding protein FAM131A isoform X2 — protein sequence MPMISVLGKMFVWQREGPGGRWTCQTSRRASDPAWAVEWIELPRGLSLTSLGSARTLRGWSRSSRPSSVDSQDLPEVNVGDTVAMLPKSRRALTIQEIAALARSSLHGISQVVKDHVTKPTAMAQGRVAHLIEWKGWSKPSDSPAALESAFSSYSDLSEGEQEARFAAGVAEQFAIAEAKLRAWSSVDGEDSTDESYDEDFAGGTDTDVSGQLPLGAHLQDLFGGRCFSRPLRQGSVEPESDCSQTVSPDTVCSSLCSLEDGLLGSPARLASQLLGEELLLPKLPPSRESAFRSLGPLEAQDSPYNLPLVESCPSPAEEESAPCKDCRALCPLPAGSWEWQRPTSAVASSGVVSLEEEEAGPEDQ from the exons ATGCCTATGATTTCTGTGCTGGGCAAAATGTTTGTGTGGCAGCGTGAAGGGCCTGGAGGACGATGGACTTGTCAGACAAGTCGCAGAG CCTCGGACCCCGCGTGGGCTGTGGAGTGGATCGAACTTCCTCGGGGCCTCTCTCTAACCTCCTTGGGATCTGCCCGGACCCTCCGAGGCTGGAGCCGGTCCTCCCGCCCTTCCTCGGTGGACAGCCAGGACTTGCCAGAG GTGAATGTTGGAGACACAGTCGCAATGCTGCCCAAGTCCCGGAGAGCCCTAACCATCCAGGAGATCGCTGCGCTGGCCAGATCCTCCTTGCACG GTATCTCCCAGGTAGTGAAGGACCATGTAACCAAGCCCACCGCCATGGCCCAGGGCCGAGTGGCTCACCTCATTGAGTGGAAAGGTTGGAGCAAGCCCAGCGACTCGCCTGCGGCTCTGGAGTCAGCCTTTTCCTCCTATTCCGACCTCAGTGAGGGTGAACAAGAGGCTCGCTTTGCAGCAG GAGTGGCTGAGCAGTTTGCCATTGCAGAAGCCAAGCTCCGGGCATGGTCTTCTGTGGATGGTGAGGACTCGACGGATGAGTCCTATGATGAGGACTTTGCTGGGGGGACTGACACAG ACGTATCTGGGCAGCTGCCCCTGGGGGCGCACCTCCAGGACCTGTTCGGTGGCCGGTGCTTCTCCCGGCCCCTGCGCCAGGGCTCCGTGGAGCCTGAGAGCGACTGCTCGCAAACCGTTTCCCCAGACACCGTGTGCTCTAGTCTCTGCAGCCTGGAGGATGGGCTGTTGGGTTCCCCGGCCCGGCTGGCCTCCCAGCTGCTGGGCGAAGAGCTGCTGCTCCCTAAACTGCCCCCCAGCCGGGAAAGTGCCTTCCGCAGCCTGGGCCCATTGGAGGCCCAGGACTCGCCCTACAACCTGCCGCTCGTGGAGTCCTGCCCTTCCCCTGCTGAGGAGGAGTCAGCCCCCTGCAAGGACTGCCGGGCGCTCTGCCCACTGCCAGCAGGCAGCTGGGAATGGCAGCGGCCGACCTCCGCCGTGGCCTCCTCTGGGGTGGTGTCCTTAGAAGAAGAGGAGGCAGGCCCAGAGGATCAGTGA
- the FAM131A gene encoding protein FAM131A isoform X1, whose translation MPMISVLGKMFVWQREGPGGRWTCQTSRRVASDPAWAVEWIELPRGLSLTSLGSARTLRGWSRSSRPSSVDSQDLPEVNVGDTVAMLPKSRRALTIQEIAALARSSLHGISQVVKDHVTKPTAMAQGRVAHLIEWKGWSKPSDSPAALESAFSSYSDLSEGEQEARFAAGVAEQFAIAEAKLRAWSSVDGEDSTDESYDEDFAGGTDTDVSGQLPLGAHLQDLFGGRCFSRPLRQGSVEPESDCSQTVSPDTVCSSLCSLEDGLLGSPARLASQLLGEELLLPKLPPSRESAFRSLGPLEAQDSPYNLPLVESCPSPAEEESAPCKDCRALCPLPAGSWEWQRPTSAVASSGVVSLEEEEAGPEDQ comes from the exons ATGCCTATGATTTCTGTGCTGGGCAAAATGTTTGTGTGGCAGCGTGAAGGGCCTGGAGGACGATGGACTTGTCAGACAAGTCGCAGAG TAGCCTCGGACCCCGCGTGGGCTGTGGAGTGGATCGAACTTCCTCGGGGCCTCTCTCTAACCTCCTTGGGATCTGCCCGGACCCTCCGAGGCTGGAGCCGGTCCTCCCGCCCTTCCTCGGTGGACAGCCAGGACTTGCCAGAG GTGAATGTTGGAGACACAGTCGCAATGCTGCCCAAGTCCCGGAGAGCCCTAACCATCCAGGAGATCGCTGCGCTGGCCAGATCCTCCTTGCACG GTATCTCCCAGGTAGTGAAGGACCATGTAACCAAGCCCACCGCCATGGCCCAGGGCCGAGTGGCTCACCTCATTGAGTGGAAAGGTTGGAGCAAGCCCAGCGACTCGCCTGCGGCTCTGGAGTCAGCCTTTTCCTCCTATTCCGACCTCAGTGAGGGTGAACAAGAGGCTCGCTTTGCAGCAG GAGTGGCTGAGCAGTTTGCCATTGCAGAAGCCAAGCTCCGGGCATGGTCTTCTGTGGATGGTGAGGACTCGACGGATGAGTCCTATGATGAGGACTTTGCTGGGGGGACTGACACAG ACGTATCTGGGCAGCTGCCCCTGGGGGCGCACCTCCAGGACCTGTTCGGTGGCCGGTGCTTCTCCCGGCCCCTGCGCCAGGGCTCCGTGGAGCCTGAGAGCGACTGCTCGCAAACCGTTTCCCCAGACACCGTGTGCTCTAGTCTCTGCAGCCTGGAGGATGGGCTGTTGGGTTCCCCGGCCCGGCTGGCCTCCCAGCTGCTGGGCGAAGAGCTGCTGCTCCCTAAACTGCCCCCCAGCCGGGAAAGTGCCTTCCGCAGCCTGGGCCCATTGGAGGCCCAGGACTCGCCCTACAACCTGCCGCTCGTGGAGTCCTGCCCTTCCCCTGCTGAGGAGGAGTCAGCCCCCTGCAAGGACTGCCGGGCGCTCTGCCCACTGCCAGCAGGCAGCTGGGAATGGCAGCGGCCGACCTCCGCCGTGGCCTCCTCTGGGGTGGTGTCCTTAGAAGAAGAGGAGGCAGGCCCAGAGGATCAGTGA
- the FAM131A gene encoding protein FAM131A isoform X3: protein MGCVGSWSPAAQVASDPAWAVEWIELPRGLSLTSLGSARTLRGWSRSSRPSSVDSQDLPEVNVGDTVAMLPKSRRALTIQEIAALARSSLHGISQVVKDHVTKPTAMAQGRVAHLIEWKGWSKPSDSPAALESAFSSYSDLSEGEQEARFAAGVAEQFAIAEAKLRAWSSVDGEDSTDESYDEDFAGGTDTDVSGQLPLGAHLQDLFGGRCFSRPLRQGSVEPESDCSQTVSPDTVCSSLCSLEDGLLGSPARLASQLLGEELLLPKLPPSRESAFRSLGPLEAQDSPYNLPLVESCPSPAEEESAPCKDCRALCPLPAGSWEWQRPTSAVASSGVVSLEEEEAGPEDQ from the exons ATGGGCTGCGTCGGCTCGTGGAGCCCTGCGGCTCAGG TAGCCTCGGACCCCGCGTGGGCTGTGGAGTGGATCGAACTTCCTCGGGGCCTCTCTCTAACCTCCTTGGGATCTGCCCGGACCCTCCGAGGCTGGAGCCGGTCCTCCCGCCCTTCCTCGGTGGACAGCCAGGACTTGCCAGAG GTGAATGTTGGAGACACAGTCGCAATGCTGCCCAAGTCCCGGAGAGCCCTAACCATCCAGGAGATCGCTGCGCTGGCCAGATCCTCCTTGCACG GTATCTCCCAGGTAGTGAAGGACCATGTAACCAAGCCCACCGCCATGGCCCAGGGCCGAGTGGCTCACCTCATTGAGTGGAAAGGTTGGAGCAAGCCCAGCGACTCGCCTGCGGCTCTGGAGTCAGCCTTTTCCTCCTATTCCGACCTCAGTGAGGGTGAACAAGAGGCTCGCTTTGCAGCAG GAGTGGCTGAGCAGTTTGCCATTGCAGAAGCCAAGCTCCGGGCATGGTCTTCTGTGGATGGTGAGGACTCGACGGATGAGTCCTATGATGAGGACTTTGCTGGGGGGACTGACACAG ACGTATCTGGGCAGCTGCCCCTGGGGGCGCACCTCCAGGACCTGTTCGGTGGCCGGTGCTTCTCCCGGCCCCTGCGCCAGGGCTCCGTGGAGCCTGAGAGCGACTGCTCGCAAACCGTTTCCCCAGACACCGTGTGCTCTAGTCTCTGCAGCCTGGAGGATGGGCTGTTGGGTTCCCCGGCCCGGCTGGCCTCCCAGCTGCTGGGCGAAGAGCTGCTGCTCCCTAAACTGCCCCCCAGCCGGGAAAGTGCCTTCCGCAGCCTGGGCCCATTGGAGGCCCAGGACTCGCCCTACAACCTGCCGCTCGTGGAGTCCTGCCCTTCCCCTGCTGAGGAGGAGTCAGCCCCCTGCAAGGACTGCCGGGCGCTCTGCCCACTGCCAGCAGGCAGCTGGGAATGGCAGCGGCCGACCTCCGCCGTGGCCTCCTCTGGGGTGGTGTCCTTAGAAGAAGAGGAGGCAGGCCCAGAGGATCAGTGA
- the FAM131A gene encoding protein FAM131A isoform X5: MLPKSRRALTIQEIAALARSSLHGISQVVKDHVTKPTAMAQGRVAHLIEWKGWSKPSDSPAALESAFSSYSDLSEGEQEARFAAGVAEQFAIAEAKLRAWSSVDGEDSTDESYDEDFAGGTDTDVSGQLPLGAHLQDLFGGRCFSRPLRQGSVEPESDCSQTVSPDTVCSSLCSLEDGLLGSPARLASQLLGEELLLPKLPPSRESAFRSLGPLEAQDSPYNLPLVESCPSPAEEESAPCKDCRALCPLPAGSWEWQRPTSAVASSGVVSLEEEEAGPEDQ, translated from the exons ATGCTGCCCAAGTCCCGGAGAGCCCTAACCATCCAGGAGATCGCTGCGCTGGCCAGATCCTCCTTGCACG GTATCTCCCAGGTAGTGAAGGACCATGTAACCAAGCCCACCGCCATGGCCCAGGGCCGAGTGGCTCACCTCATTGAGTGGAAAGGTTGGAGCAAGCCCAGCGACTCGCCTGCGGCTCTGGAGTCAGCCTTTTCCTCCTATTCCGACCTCAGTGAGGGTGAACAAGAGGCTCGCTTTGCAGCAG GAGTGGCTGAGCAGTTTGCCATTGCAGAAGCCAAGCTCCGGGCATGGTCTTCTGTGGATGGTGAGGACTCGACGGATGAGTCCTATGATGAGGACTTTGCTGGGGGGACTGACACAG ACGTATCTGGGCAGCTGCCCCTGGGGGCGCACCTCCAGGACCTGTTCGGTGGCCGGTGCTTCTCCCGGCCCCTGCGCCAGGGCTCCGTGGAGCCTGAGAGCGACTGCTCGCAAACCGTTTCCCCAGACACCGTGTGCTCTAGTCTCTGCAGCCTGGAGGATGGGCTGTTGGGTTCCCCGGCCCGGCTGGCCTCCCAGCTGCTGGGCGAAGAGCTGCTGCTCCCTAAACTGCCCCCCAGCCGGGAAAGTGCCTTCCGCAGCCTGGGCCCATTGGAGGCCCAGGACTCGCCCTACAACCTGCCGCTCGTGGAGTCCTGCCCTTCCCCTGCTGAGGAGGAGTCAGCCCCCTGCAAGGACTGCCGGGCGCTCTGCCCACTGCCAGCAGGCAGCTGGGAATGGCAGCGGCCGACCTCCGCCGTGGCCTCCTCTGGGGTGGTGTCCTTAGAAGAAGAGGAGGCAGGCCCAGAGGATCAGTGA
- the FAM131A gene encoding protein FAM131A isoform X4, with protein sequence MGCVGSWSPAAQASDPAWAVEWIELPRGLSLTSLGSARTLRGWSRSSRPSSVDSQDLPEVNVGDTVAMLPKSRRALTIQEIAALARSSLHGISQVVKDHVTKPTAMAQGRVAHLIEWKGWSKPSDSPAALESAFSSYSDLSEGEQEARFAAGVAEQFAIAEAKLRAWSSVDGEDSTDESYDEDFAGGTDTDVSGQLPLGAHLQDLFGGRCFSRPLRQGSVEPESDCSQTVSPDTVCSSLCSLEDGLLGSPARLASQLLGEELLLPKLPPSRESAFRSLGPLEAQDSPYNLPLVESCPSPAEEESAPCKDCRALCPLPAGSWEWQRPTSAVASSGVVSLEEEEAGPEDQ encoded by the exons ATGGGCTGCGTCGGCTCGTGGAGCCCTGCGGCTCAGG CCTCGGACCCCGCGTGGGCTGTGGAGTGGATCGAACTTCCTCGGGGCCTCTCTCTAACCTCCTTGGGATCTGCCCGGACCCTCCGAGGCTGGAGCCGGTCCTCCCGCCCTTCCTCGGTGGACAGCCAGGACTTGCCAGAG GTGAATGTTGGAGACACAGTCGCAATGCTGCCCAAGTCCCGGAGAGCCCTAACCATCCAGGAGATCGCTGCGCTGGCCAGATCCTCCTTGCACG GTATCTCCCAGGTAGTGAAGGACCATGTAACCAAGCCCACCGCCATGGCCCAGGGCCGAGTGGCTCACCTCATTGAGTGGAAAGGTTGGAGCAAGCCCAGCGACTCGCCTGCGGCTCTGGAGTCAGCCTTTTCCTCCTATTCCGACCTCAGTGAGGGTGAACAAGAGGCTCGCTTTGCAGCAG GAGTGGCTGAGCAGTTTGCCATTGCAGAAGCCAAGCTCCGGGCATGGTCTTCTGTGGATGGTGAGGACTCGACGGATGAGTCCTATGATGAGGACTTTGCTGGGGGGACTGACACAG ACGTATCTGGGCAGCTGCCCCTGGGGGCGCACCTCCAGGACCTGTTCGGTGGCCGGTGCTTCTCCCGGCCCCTGCGCCAGGGCTCCGTGGAGCCTGAGAGCGACTGCTCGCAAACCGTTTCCCCAGACACCGTGTGCTCTAGTCTCTGCAGCCTGGAGGATGGGCTGTTGGGTTCCCCGGCCCGGCTGGCCTCCCAGCTGCTGGGCGAAGAGCTGCTGCTCCCTAAACTGCCCCCCAGCCGGGAAAGTGCCTTCCGCAGCCTGGGCCCATTGGAGGCCCAGGACTCGCCCTACAACCTGCCGCTCGTGGAGTCCTGCCCTTCCCCTGCTGAGGAGGAGTCAGCCCCCTGCAAGGACTGCCGGGCGCTCTGCCCACTGCCAGCAGGCAGCTGGGAATGGCAGCGGCCGACCTCCGCCGTGGCCTCCTCTGGGGTGGTGTCCTTAGAAGAAGAGGAGGCAGGCCCAGAGGATCAGTGA